From the Achromobacter xylosoxidans A8 genome, the window AAGGCACTGCGCCGCGTATGCCGGTCGCGCCCGTGCGCGCTCCGCAACCCGCGCAAACGTACCCGTCCGGTGGTTCCCCTGCAGGCGGCGCGCCGCCGCCCGGACCCGCGCTAGCGCCCGCCCAGCCTGCTCCTGCGCCCGCGACGACGGCGGCTGCGCAAGCGGTGAACGCGGACGCAGCCAACATCGTGTACGAGCGCTCGCGCCTGAACACCGACCTGACGTTCGAGAACTTCGTGACGGGTAAGGCGAACCAGCTGGCGCGCGCCGCCGCGCTGCAGGTGGCCGAGAACCCCGGCACGTCCTACAACCCACTGTTCCTGTACGGCGGCGTGGGCTTGGGCAAGACCCACCTGATCCACGCCATCGGCAATGCCATGGTGGCGGCGGGCACCGGTGTGCGCGTGCGCTATGTGCATGCCGACCAGTACGTGTCTGACGTGGTGAAGGCGTACCAGCGCAAGGCGTTCGACGATTTCAAGCGCTACTACCATTCGCTCGACCTGCTGCTGATCGACGATATCCAGTTCTTCTCCGGCAAGAACCGCACGCAGGAAGAATTCTTCTACGCGTTCGAAGCGATGGTGGCCCAGCGCAAGCAGATCATCATCACCAGCGACACGTATCCGAAGGAACTGTCGGGCATCGACAGCCGCCTGATCTCGCGCTTCGATTCCGGCCTGACGGTGGCCATCGAGCCGCCGGAACTGGAAATGCGCGTGGCGATCCTGCTGCGCAAGGCGGAATCCGAAGGCGTGCCCATGCCCGAGGAAGTGGCGTTCTTCATTGCCAAGCATCTGCGCAGCAACGTGCGCGAACTGGAAGGCGCGCTGCGCAAGGTCCTGGCCTACGCCCGCTTCCACGGCCGCGACGTGCTGACGGTGGATGTCTGCAAGGAAGCCCTGAAGGACTTGCTGTCGGTATCCAACGGCCAGATCACCGTGGAGAACATCCAGAAGACGGTGGCGGATTTCTACAAGATCAAAGTGGCCGACATGTACTCGAAACGCCGGCCCGCCAATATCGCTTTGCCGCGCCAGGTCGCGATGTACCTGGCCAAGGAGCTGACCCAGAAAAGCCTGCCGGAAATCGGCGATCTGTTCGGTGGTCGTGATCACACCACCGTGCTGCATGCCGTACGCAAGATTTCCGACGCCCGCGCCAAGCAAGCGGAGCTCAACCATACCCTGCACGTGTTGGAACAAACTCTAAAAGGATGAACATGCAACTCGTACAAACCACACGCGATGCATTGCTGAAACCGCTATCGACTGTGGCGGGCATCGTCGAAAGACGCCATACCCTGCCCATTCTGGCGAACATCCTGATGCGCAAGGAAGGCAACAAGGTTGCCTTCATTGCGACCGACCTGGAAGTACAGATCACCACCCATGCCGATTTCGGCGTGGGTCAAGACAACGAATCCACCACGGTCGCCGCGCGCAAGCTGCTGGACATCCTGAAGGCCCTGCCGGACACCGGCGACGTGCGCCTGGCGCTGGCCAGCAACAAGCTGTCGGTACAGTCGGCCAAGAGCCGTTTCGCGCTGCAGACGCTGGCTGCCAGCGAATTCCCCACCGTGGCTCAGCCCGAGCAGTGGGACGTGTCGCTGACCATGCCGCAGCGCACGCTGCGTCACCTGTTCAACATGGTGCACTTCGCCATGGCGCAACAGGACATCCGCTACTACCTGAACGGCATGCTGCTGGTGTTCGAACCGGGCCGCGTGCGCGCCGTCGCCACCGATGGCCACCGCCTGGCGCACTGCTCGACGGAAGCCGACGGCATCAGCGAACGCCATGAAGTGATCGTGCCGCGCAAGACCGTGCTGGAAATGCAGCGCCTGCTGGAAGACTCCGACGAGCCGGTTTCCATCGACGTGGCGCCGGGCCAGATCCGCTTCCGCTTCGGCGACGTGGAACTGGTGTCCAAGCTGGTCGAAGGCAAGTTCCCCGATTTCACCCGCGTGATCCCGACGAACTACACGCGCCATTTCCTGGTCAACCGCGAAGCGCTCCAGGGCAGCCTGCAGCGCGCCGCCATCCTGACCACCGACAAGTTCAAGGGCGTGCGCCTGCAACTGGCGCAGAACCAGATGAAGATCTCGTCTTCCAACGCCGAGCAGGAAGAGGCGCAGGAAGAAATCGACATCGACTACGGCCATGAAGCGCTGGATGTGGGCTTTAACGTCGGCTACCTGCTCGACGTGCTGGCCAACGTCAAGGTGGACAACATCCAGTGGTCGGTCATGCCCGATGCCAACGCGTCGGCGCTCATCACCTTGCCCGAAGACGACCAGTTCAAGTACGTCGTCATGCCCATGCGGATCTGATCCGCGCCACTTGTGGGTTTGTGCCGCGGCGCAGCCTCGTGCTGCGTCCGCGGTCCGGCCGCCAGGCCGTTCTTTAAAGCGTTATCGATACAGACATGTCAGATCAGCAGAACACCACTCCCGAGAACAGCGGCTACGGCGCTGACTCGATCAAGATGCTCAAGGGGCTGGAGGCCGTGCGCAAGCGCCCCGGCATGTACATCGGCGACACGTCCGACGGCACCGGCTTGCACCACATGGTGTTCGAAGTCGTCGACAACGCCATCGACGAAGCCCTGGCCGGCTATTGCGACGACATTGTCGTCACGATCCACACCGACAACTCCATCTCGGTCACCGACAACGGCCGCGGCATTCCCACCGACATCCACAAGGACGACGAATTCCACCGCAGCGCGGCGGAAATCGTCATGACCGAACTGCATGCCGGCGGCAAGTTCGACCAGAACTCCTACAAGGTGTCTGGCGGCCTGCACGGCGTGGGCGTGTCTTGCGTGAACGCGCTGTCCGAATGGCTGCGGCTGACCATCCGCCGCAACGGCGAAGTGCACCAGATGGAATTCCGCCAAGGCGAGCGCGTCGCGCCCCTGGCGGTGACCGGCACGACCGACAAGCGCGGCACCGAAGTGCGCTTTCTGGCCGACCCGATCATCTTCAACAACATCGAGTACCACTACGAGATCCTCTCCAAGCGCCTGCGCGAGCTGTCGTTCCTGAACAATGGCGTGAAGATCCGCCTGATCGACCAGCGCCAGGGCAAGGAAGAGAACTTCGCGTTCTCCGGCGGCGTGAAGGGCTTCGTCGAATACATCAACCGCAGCAAGACCGTGCTGCACCCGAACGTGTTCTCGGTCACCACCGAGTCCTCGGCGGGCGGCGTGCCGGTCGGCGTCGAAGTGGCGATGCAGTGGAACGACAGCTATAGCGAAAGCGTGCTGTGCTTCACCAACAACATCCCGCAGCGCGACGGCGGCTCGCACCTGACCGGCCTGCGCGCGGCGATGACCCGCATCATCAACAAGTACATCGCCGATAACGAACTGGCCAAGAAGGCCAAGGTCGAAACCTCCGGCGACGACATGCGCGAAGGCCTGGCCTGCGTGCTGTCGGTGAAGGTGCCCGAACCCAAGTTCAGCAGCCAGACCAAGGACAAGCTGGTCTCCAGCGAAGTGCGCCCGGCGGTTGAAGAAGCCGTGGCCCGCACGCTGGAATCCTGGCTGCTCGAGAACCCGATCGACGCCAAGGCGCTGTGCGCCAAGATCGTCGAAGCCGCCCGCGCGCGCGAAGCCGCGCGCAAGGCGCGCGAGATGACCCGCCGCAAGAGCGTGCTGGAAGGCGCCGGCCTGCCCGGCAAGCTGGCCGACTGCCAGGAAAAGGATCCGGCGCTGTGCGAGCTCTACATCGTCGAGGGTGACTCCGCAGGCGGCTCGGCCAAGCAGGGCCGCGACCGCAAGTTCCAGGCCATCCTGCCGCTGCGCGGCAAGGTGCTGAACGTGGAGAAGGCGCGCTTCGACCGCCTGATCGCCAGCGAACAGATCGCCACGCTGATCACCGCGCTGGGAACCAGCATCGGTCCCGACTTCAACGTCGACAAGCTGCGCTACCACCGCCTCATCATCATGACCGACGCGGACGTGGACGGCGCGCACATCCGCACCCTGCTGCTGACGCTGCTGTACCGCCAGATGCCCGAGCTGGTGCAGCGCGGCTACGTGTATATCGCGCAGCCGCCGCTGTACAAGGTCAAGGTCGGCCGTGAAGAACGGTATCTGAAGGACGACCAGGAAGAAGCGCAGTTCATGCTGCAACTGGCGCTGAAGGATGCCGAGATCATCTCGGGCGGCAACATCATCCGTGGTGACGAGTTGAGCGACCTGGCGCGCCAGTACGTGGCGGCCGACGGCGTCATCGCGCGCCTGTCGCGCGTGTTCGACGTGGGCGCGCTGTCGGCCATGGCCGAAGGCGTGGAGATCAATCTGGAATCTGCCGAGTCCACCGCCGATTCCGCCCGCCGGCTGGCCGATGCCATGCGCGATCCGGTCAGCGGCAACGGCGTCGAAGTGGTGCCGCAGTTCGACGAGGCCACCGA encodes:
- the dnaA gene encoding chromosomal replication initiator protein DnaA, producing the protein MKEFWQTCVSRLEQELPPQQISAWIRPLVPLAYDETQAVLRVAAPNRFKLDWVRKNFSHQIEALAAEWFERPVQVLFELPSQGTAPRMPVAPVRAPQPAQTYPSGGSPAGGAPPPGPALAPAQPAPAPATTAAAQAVNADAANIVYERSRLNTDLTFENFVTGKANQLARAAALQVAENPGTSYNPLFLYGGVGLGKTHLIHAIGNAMVAAGTGVRVRYVHADQYVSDVVKAYQRKAFDDFKRYYHSLDLLLIDDIQFFSGKNRTQEEFFYAFEAMVAQRKQIIITSDTYPKELSGIDSRLISRFDSGLTVAIEPPELEMRVAILLRKAESEGVPMPEEVAFFIAKHLRSNVRELEGALRKVLAYARFHGRDVLTVDVCKEALKDLLSVSNGQITVENIQKTVADFYKIKVADMYSKRRPANIALPRQVAMYLAKELTQKSLPEIGDLFGGRDHTTVLHAVRKISDARAKQAELNHTLHVLEQTLKG
- the gyrB gene encoding DNA topoisomerase (ATP-hydrolyzing) subunit B — translated: MSDQQNTTPENSGYGADSIKMLKGLEAVRKRPGMYIGDTSDGTGLHHMVFEVVDNAIDEALAGYCDDIVVTIHTDNSISVTDNGRGIPTDIHKDDEFHRSAAEIVMTELHAGGKFDQNSYKVSGGLHGVGVSCVNALSEWLRLTIRRNGEVHQMEFRQGERVAPLAVTGTTDKRGTEVRFLADPIIFNNIEYHYEILSKRLRELSFLNNGVKIRLIDQRQGKEENFAFSGGVKGFVEYINRSKTVLHPNVFSVTTESSAGGVPVGVEVAMQWNDSYSESVLCFTNNIPQRDGGSHLTGLRAAMTRIINKYIADNELAKKAKVETSGDDMREGLACVLSVKVPEPKFSSQTKDKLVSSEVRPAVEEAVARTLESWLLENPIDAKALCAKIVEAARAREAARKAREMTRRKSVLEGAGLPGKLADCQEKDPALCELYIVEGDSAGGSAKQGRDRKFQAILPLRGKVLNVEKARFDRLIASEQIATLITALGTSIGPDFNVDKLRYHRLIIMTDADVDGAHIRTLLLTLLYRQMPELVQRGYVYIAQPPLYKVKVGREERYLKDDQEEAQFMLQLALKDAEIISGGNIIRGDELSDLARQYVAADGVIARLSRVFDVGALSAMAEGVEINLESAESTADSARRLADAMRDPVSGNGVEVVPQFDEATERHRLSVQRMHHGNVRVSIIDADFVNGSDYAVLSKAAKSFSGKVSARSLAARGEGEKRKEQTVSDFREAMQWLRSEADRSISKQRYKGLGEMNPEQLWETTMDPKVRRLLRVQIEDAIAADEVFTTLMGDDVEPRRNFIETHALSAGNIDA
- the dnaN gene encoding DNA polymerase III subunit beta, with the protein product MQLVQTTRDALLKPLSTVAGIVERRHTLPILANILMRKEGNKVAFIATDLEVQITTHADFGVGQDNESTTVAARKLLDILKALPDTGDVRLALASNKLSVQSAKSRFALQTLAASEFPTVAQPEQWDVSLTMPQRTLRHLFNMVHFAMAQQDIRYYLNGMLLVFEPGRVRAVATDGHRLAHCSTEADGISERHEVIVPRKTVLEMQRLLEDSDEPVSIDVAPGQIRFRFGDVELVSKLVEGKFPDFTRVIPTNYTRHFLVNREALQGSLQRAAILTTDKFKGVRLQLAQNQMKISSSNAEQEEAQEEIDIDYGHEALDVGFNVGYLLDVLANVKVDNIQWSVMPDANASALITLPEDDQFKYVVMPMRI